The Podospora bellae-mahoneyi strain CBS 112042 chromosome 7, whole genome shotgun sequence genome includes a window with the following:
- the SNF2 gene encoding transcriptional regulator (COG:A; EggNog:ENOG503NX7W) produces MASVQMSPAVQHPGSAGPSGMSAQQMQELYHKYQQMKQQGVPPNDPEFIKTSQMVAQAQRQWEIMKQQAQMQHQRQAMQQQQRQQQMQMQQMQMQQQQMANGANGVMPGQSNRMPQPGAPQATAPPSSTALEASALPAGANSMAANPAGPPQPPKQNKMSLSQDQLALLRDQILAFKMLSKNAGIPANLQKTVFERRQRRQPSTTEQEMQISAANAAAGVSSQDTPKSGANGAAPAQESTPSVPNPKVYKTFKSPYDGSLVRNTISYMDHSRRKNRLIIPGVFPAGIDFEQLRTDREKIVFNRMSARYAELKSLPGNLAHWDAAKDSLEADDTLKRKAIIEMKSLALYSKQRALREKIGKQMLHYDNLAMTTNRASYRRMKKQNVREARITEKLEKQQRDARINKEKKKQSEYFQAVFTHRNEILGNAQTQRNHSTKLNRLMFAHHFNIEKEEQKRMERTAKQRLQALKANDEEAYLKLLDQAKDTRITHLLRQTDGFLHQLASSVRAQQRQAAQNYGNEDIPEESEPDEEDEESSRKIDYYAVAHRVKEEVTAQADILVGGKLKEYQIKGLQWMLSLYNNNLNGILADEMGLGKTIQTISLVTYLIEKKHQNGPYLVIVPLSTLTNWNLEFDKWAPSVSKIVYKGPPNTRKLQQEKIRRGEFQVLLTTYEYIIKDRPLLSKIKWFHMIIDEGHRMKNSNSKLSATIQQYYSTRFRLILTGTPLQNNLAELWAMLNFVLPNIFKSAKTFDDWFNTPFANTGGQDKMELTEEEQILVIRRLHKVLRPFLLRRLKKDVEKDLPDKTEKVIKCKFSALQARLYKQMVTHQKILVSDGKGGKTGARGLSNMIMQLRKLCNHPFVFDEVENQMNPMSVSNDLLWRTAGKFELLDRILPKYKATGHRVLMFFQMTAIMDIMEDFLRFRGIQYLRLDGTTKSEDRSDLLRDFNRPDSPYFMFLLSTRAGGLGLNLQTADTVIIYDSDWNPHQDLQAQDRAHRIGQKNEVRILRLISSASVEEKILERARFKLDMDGKVIQAGRFDNKSSETDRDAMLRTLLETADMAEGGEQEEMDDEELNMILARNDDELSIFHKMDEERSRDPIYGTKPGCKGVPRLMAENELPEIYLTEGNPVEEEEAVVLGRGARERTKVKYDDGLTEEQWLMAVDDDDDSPEAAAARKAARKERRENKRKGLLGGSIENSPSASRASTEEVETPVKKRGRKPGSKNQEKRKAEEGDEEPPAKKRRGPQGRTKSLGANGLSGGGMSPAVREKLQKSLKRVYDGLMDLAVDDDEPVPEDEKDDDDGPAKRLIIGPFVKLPPKRDWADYYLIIQNPICMKDIEKKMKKEEYGSLGAMRRDLDLLIKNCRTFNEETSGICMDARIIEQFFISEFEKELQDPDLRALDEPASSSAAGSTKDTSVAPSLTGDTPQPSSAVPPAGPTRIKLVSNSGSNGQLNGGVGSSRAQTEED; encoded by the exons ATGGCTAGTGTTCAGATGTCGCCCGCGGTCCAGCACCCTGGGTCTGCCGGCCCTTCGGGGATGAGCGCCCAGCAAATGCAGGAGCTTTACCAT AAATATCAACAGATGAAGCAACAGGGTGTTCCTCCCAATGACCCCGAGTTTATCAAGACATCGCAAATGGTTGCCCAGGCGCAACGACAGTGGGAAATCATGAAGCAACAAGCACAAATGCAACATCAACGGCAGGCAatgcagcagcaacagagacAACAGCAAATGCAGATGCAACAAATGCAGatgcaacagcagcaaatgGCCAACGGCGCCAACGGTGTGATGCCGGGACAGTCCAACCGTATGCCTCAACCCGGCGCCCCTCAAGCCACCGcgcctccatcatcaactgcCCTGGAAGCCTCTGCTCTACCGGCGGGTGCCAATTCTATGGCGGCCAACCCTGCTGggcccccccaaccaccaaaacagaACAAGATGTCTCTTTCACAGGACCAACTAGCCCTGCTCCGGGACCAAATTTTGGCCTTCAAGATGCTATCCAAGAACGCTGGCATTCCCGCAAACCTTCAAAAGACAGTGTTCGAGCGCCGGCAAAGACGCCAGCCTTCTACCACTGAACAGGAAATGCAAATATCCGCcgccaacgccgccgccggtgtaTCTTCACAGGACACCCCCAAGTCTGGTGCCAACGGCGCAGCCCCAGCCCAAGAGAGCACTCCCTCAGTGCCTAATCCTAAGGTGTACAAAACATTCAAGAGTCCTTATGATGGGAGCCTCGTGCGCAACACCATCTCTTACATGGATCACTCCCGTCGGAAGAATCGTCTCATAATACCAGGCGTTTTCCCGGCAGGCATCGATTTCGAGCAGCTGAGGACAGACCGTGAGAAGATTGTGTTCAACCGGATGAGCGCCAGATATGCCGAGCTCAAAAGCCTGCCCGGCAATTTAGCTCACTGGGACGCAGCGAAGGACAGCCTGGAGGCGGACGACACCCTCAAGCGGAAAGCCATCATTGAGATGAAGTCATTAGCGCTGTACAGCAAGCAGCGCGccttgagggagaagattgGCAAGCAAATGCTGCACTACGACAATCTCGCCATGACCACCAACAGAGCGTCGTACCGCAGGATGAAGAAGCAAAATGTTCGCGAGGCCCGCATCaccgagaagctcgagaagcagcagcgcgATGCTCGCatcaacaaggagaagaagaagcaatCCGAGTACTTCCAGGCCGTCTTCACCCACCGCAATGAAATCCTCGGCAATGCCCAGACCCAGCGTAACCACTCGACCAAACTCAACCGCCTCATGTTCGCTCATCATTTCAACATTGAGAAGGAAGAGCAGAAGCGCATGGAGAGGACCGCCAAGCAACGTCTGCAGGCTTTGAAGGCCAACGATGAAGAGGCGTATCTCAAGCTGCTTGACCAGGCCAAGGATACCCGCATCACTCACTTGCTTCGCCAGACCGATGGCTTCTTGCATCAGCTCGCCTCGTCCGTCCGTGCGCAGCAACGACAGGCTGCCCAGAACTACGGCAACGAAGACATCCCCGAGGAGAGCGAGccagacgaggaggatgaagaaagCTCGCGCAAGATTGATTACTATGCCGTTGCCCATCgcgtcaaggaggaggtcacAGCCCAGGCTGACAttcttgttggtggcaaGTTGAAGGAGTACCAGATCAAAGGCTTGCAGTGGATGTTGTCGctctacaacaacaacctcaacggcATTCTGGCAGACGAAATGGGTCTCGGAAAGACCATCCAGACCATCAGTTTGGTTACTTACCTGATCGAGAAGAAGCACCAGAATGGCCCGTACCTGGTCATTGTCCCTCTGAGTACACTTACCAACTGGAACTTGGAGTTCGACAAGTGGGCGCCCTCTGTCTCCAAGATTGTTTACAAGGGTCCCCCAAATACCAGAAAGctgcagcaggagaagattCGCCGCGGCGAGTTCCAGGTGTTGCTCACAACTTACGAGTACATCATCAAGGACAGACCGTTGCTCAGCAAGATCAAGTGGTTCCACATGATTATCGATGAAGGTCACCGCATGAAGAACTCGAATTCCAAGCTCAGCGCCACCATCCAGCAGTACTACAGCACTCGTTTCCGTCTCATTTTGACCGGCACCCCTCTGCAGAACAACCTGGCCGAGTTGTGGGCCATGCTCAACTTCGTCCTTcccaacatcttcaagtCAGCCAAGACCTTTGACGACTGGTTCAACACACCCTTTGCGAACACTGGTGGCCAGGACAAGATGGAACTCACGGAAGAAGAACAGATTCTCGTCATTCGTCGTCTGCACAAGGTTCTGCGTCCCTTCTTGCTGCGTCGTCTCAAGAAGGATGTCGAAAAGGATCTCCCGGACAAGACGGAGAAGGTCATCAAGTGCAAGTTCTCCGCCCTGCAGGCTCGTCTCTACAAGCAGATGGTTACCCATCAGAAGATTCTCGTCAGCGACGGCAAGGGTGGCAAGACTGGTGCTCGCGGTCTCAGCAACATGATTATGCAGCTGCGCAAGCTGTGCAACCATCCCTTTGTGTTTGATGAAGTTGAGAACCAGATGAACCCCATGAGTGTCAGCAACGATTTGCTGTGGAGAACGGCCGGCAAAtttgagcttctcgacaGGATTCTGCCCAAGTACAAAGCCACTGGGCATCGTGTTCTGATGTTCTTCCAAATGACCGCCATCATGGATATCATGGAGGATTTCCTGCGTTTCCGAGGGATTCAGTACCTGCGCCTCGATGGTACAACCAAATCAGAAGACCGTTCTGATCTGCTCCGCGATTTCAACCGACCCGACTCGCCCTATTTCATGTTCTTGCTCTCCACCCGTGCTGGTGGTTTGGGTCTGAACCTGCAGACCGCCGATACCGTCATCATTTACGACTCTGATTGGAATCCTCACCAGGATTTGCAAGCTCAGGATCGTGCCCATCGTATCGGTCAGAAGAACGAGGTCAGGATTCTTCGCTTGATCAGCAGCGCCTCGGTCGAAGAGAAGATTTTGGAGCGTGCCAGATTCAAGCTTGACATGGACGGCAAGGTCATTCAGGCCGGTCGTTTCGACAACAAGTCTTCCGAGACGGATCGCGATGCCATGCTGCGGACTTTGCTAGAGACGGCGGATATGGCTGAGGGCGGTGAGCAAGAAGAGATGGACGATGAGGAGCTCAACATGATCTTGGCCAGAAATGACGACGAGCTGAGCATCTTCCACaagatggatgaggagaggtCTCGGGATCCCATCTATGGTACGAAACCAGGTTGCAAGGGCGTACCGCGTCTCATGGCCGAGAACGAGCTTCCGGAAATCTACCTTACCGAGGGTAACccggttgaggaagaggaggcggttGTTTTGGGTCGTGGTGCCCGTGAGCGCACCAAAGTTAAGTACGATGATGGGCTCACGGAGGAGCAATGGCTCATGGctgttgacgacgacgatgattcACCCgaggcggctgctgcccGCAAGGCCGCTCGCAAAGAGAGGCGGGAGAACAAGAGGAAGGGCCTGCTTGGCGGGTCAATCGAGAACTCCCCATCAGCCAGTCGCGCTAGCACCGAGGAAGTTGAGACGCCAGTCAAGAAGCGGGGCCGCAAGCCGGGCAGCAAAAACCAGGAGAAGCGCAAGGCGGAAGAGGGCGACGAGGAGCCGCCAGCCAAGAAGAGACGTGGACCACAGGGACGTACCAAGTCGCTTGGTGCCAACGGCTTATCGGGCGGCGGCATGTCTCCCGCCGTGAGAGAGAAGCTGCAGAAGAGCCTCAAGCGGGTCTACGACGGGCTTATGGACCTCGCcgtggacgacgacgagccGGTGCCAGAGGACGAaaaggacgacgacgatggtcCGGCTAAGAGGCTGATCATCGGGCCGTTTGTCAAGCTGCCTCCGAAGAGGGACTGGGCGGATTACTATCTGATCATCCAGAATCCGATCTGCATGAAGGAcattgagaagaagatgaagaaggaggagtacGGCAGCCTGGGGGCCATGAGGAGGGACCTGGATCTTTTGATCAAGAACTGCAGGACTTTCAACGAGGAGACGAGTGGGATTTGCATGGACGCTAGGATTATAGAG CAATTCTTCATCTCGGAATTCGAAAAGGAGCTCCAAGACCCTGACCTGCGCGCGTTGGACGAGCCGGCGAGCTCGTCGGCTGCTGGGTCTACCAAGGACACGTCTGTTGCGCCGTCCCTGACGGGTGACACGCCTCAGCCTTCCTCGGCTGTCCCTCCAGCCGGACCGACGCGAATCAAGTTGGTGTCCAACAGCGGGTCAAACGGCCAATTGAATGGCGGGGTGGGAAGTAGCAGGGCGCagacggaggaggattaG
- the ZRT3 gene encoding Zinc transporter (EggNog:ENOG503NZD6; COG:P), translating into MVQGDLDNDTRGWIMCAVSGIACIAGASIICIDVFVRLIPGQRDFRIQESNVFLACSLSLSFGVMVFSALNSMLPSAMRYLLKDEWDRQKAGLLMMGCFVGGFFGIQLISHVLHQYLPSHIVECDHTHEEIPDEESQHHRHHHHSRAHLPRRQSRRPSGPPSMVEVNEATPLLPTERNAHIHTPVVNGNAEPWGEVITHFPSIDTRRPSESRRPSFFSKRVMSFFKDTKPNCDEDGPCFGYTDPCGQECFKHVNGRTALSRNATIKSIPATIAEDHVESVTSSHHHSHNISRSHSCASLHDHHHHHHHHGHAHEESHSHSDSHTTDPTDASSISSCCSHPSEPEDNDHQQHHHHVPTNAFLAIGLQTVIAIAVHKLPEGFITYATNHVNSALGFNVFMALFVHNIAEGFAMSLPLYMALGSRFKAIAWSSLLGGLSQPLGASIAVVWFKIANRQQLEINATAYAVIFAVTAGIMTSVGLQLFAESLGLGHDRRLSIFWGVVGMVVLGGCNSLVEGH; encoded by the exons ATGGTCCAAGGCGACCTGGACAATGACACGAGGGGATGGATAATGTGTGCGGTGAGCGGTATAG CATGCATCGCGGGCGCTTCAATAATATGCATCGACGTGTTTGTTCGCCTAATACCCGGCCAGCGCGACTTCCGCATCCAAGAGAGCAATGTCTTCCTCGCATGCTCCCTCAGCTTGAGCTTCGGTGTCATGGTGTTCTCGGCATTGAACAGCATGCTTCCCTCGGCCATGCGCTATCTTCTTAAGGATGAGTGGGACAGGCAAAAGGCGGGTTTACTCATGATGGGGTGCTTTGTTGGGGGCTTCTTTGGCATCCAGCTCATATCACACGTCCTGCACCAGTACCTCCCGTCGCACATAGTGGAATGTGACCACACACACGAGGAAATCCCCGACGAAGAGTCCCAAcatcaccggcaccaccaccactcgagGGCACATTTGCCCCGGCGGCAATCCCGGCGGCCATCGGGTCCCCCGAGCATGGTGGAAGTCAACGAGGCCACCCCGCTACTACCCACCGAACGAAACGCACACATACACACTCCAGTGGTAAACGGCAACGCCGAGCCCTGGGGGGAGGTTATCACCCACTTCCCCAGCATCGACACCCGCCGACCCTCCGAGTCTAGAAgaccctccttcttctctaaGCGAGTAATGTCCTTCTTCAAGGACACGAAACCAAACTGCGACGAAGACGGGCCCTGCTTCGGATACACGGACCCCTGTGGACAAGAATGCTTTAAGCACGTTAACGGCCGCACGGCACTGTCCCGGAACGCCACGATCAAGTCCATCCCCGCGACCATCGCCGAAGACCACGTTGAGTCGGTGAccagctcccaccaccacagccataACATCAGCCGCTCCCATTCCTGTGCCTCTCTCCacgatcaccaccaccatcatcaccaccatggccatgCCCACGAGGAGTCTCACTCCCACTCCGACTCCCACACCACCGACCCCACCGACGCATCcagcatctcctcctgctgctcccacCCTTCCGAACCAGAAGACAAcgaccaccaacaacaccaccaccacgtccCCACcaacgccttcctcgccattGGCCTCCAAACCGTCATCGCCATTGCAGTCCACAAGCTCCCAGAGGGTTTCATAACCTACGCAACCAACCACGTGAACTCGGCCCTCGGATTCAACGTCTTCATGGCTCTTTTTGTTCACAACATTGCCGAGGGGTTTGCCATGTCACTCCCCCTCTACATGGCTCTCGGGTCCCGCTTCAAGGCCATTGCTTGGTCTTCgctgttgggggggttgtcgCAGCCCCTGGGGGCAAGCATAGCGGTGGTGTGGTTCAAGATTGCGAACAGGCAGCAGCTCGAGATCAATGCGACGGCATACGCGGTTATCTTTGCGGTGACGGCGGGGATTATGACGAGTGTGGGTTTGCAGCTGTTTGCGGagagcttggggttggggcaTGACAGGCGGTTGAGtattttttggggggtggtggggatggtggttttgggggggtgtaattctttggtggaggggcattGA
- the NUC1 gene encoding nuclease (COG:F; EggNog:ENOG503NUPM; BUSCO:EOG092645MK) yields the protein MSKVTFAIVAGAGAAVGAAATAALFNKSSSSSPEGPRVPSSPSPAAAAPGAKPPSKPPSGPSPVNPSGLFDYGFPGPTSDLASRTSFISSYDRRTRNPHWVAEHITPQSLSLKSGDRKNSQFLEDPSIPEKFRAKLKDYFRSGYDRGHQVPAADCKWSQSAMDETFYLSNMCPQVGEGFNRDYWAHFEDFCRRLTSKYPSVRVVTGPLYLPRKEEDGKWYVKYEVVGSPAPNVAVPTHFYKVIFAEEKDSKDGPVAVGAFVLPNAVISNSKPLQEFEVPLEMVERASGLEFADKLDVRRRKRLCAETSCSVIVKEYAQRQKAFEKK from the coding sequence atgtcAAAAGTAACCTTCGCCATcgtcgccggcgccggcgcaGCAGtcggagcagcagccacagccgccctcttcaacaagtcctcctcctcctcccccgaagGCCCCAGggttccttcttctccctcccccgccgccgccgctcccGGTGCTAAACCCCcatccaaacccccctccggcccctcccccgtcaacCCCTCGGGCCTCTTCGACTACGGCTTCCCCGGCCCCACCTCCGACCTCGCCTCCCGcacctccttcatctcctcctaCGACCGCCGCACCCGCAACCCCCACTGGGTAGCAGAGCACATaaccccccaatccctctccctcaaatcCGGTGACCGCAAAAACTCGCAATTCCTCGAagacccctccatccccgaaAAATTCCGCGCCAAACTCAAAGACTATTTCCGCTCCGGCTACGACCGCGGCCACCAAGTCCCCGCCGCAGACTGCAAGTGGTCCCAGTCCGCCATGGACGAGACGTTTTACCTCAGCAACATGTGCCCCCAGGTCGGGGAGGGGTTCAACAGGGATTACTGGGCGCATTTTGAGGATTTCTGTCGGAGGCTAACAAGCAAGTACCCCagtgtgagggtggtgacgggGCCGTTGTATCTGCcaagaaaagaggaggacgggaAGTGGTACGTCAAGTACGAGGTGGTGGGCAGCCCGGCGCCGAACGTGGCGGTGCCGACGCATTTTTACAAGGTCATCtttgccgaggagaaggactcGAAAGATGggccggtggcggtgggggcgTTTGTGCTGCCCAATGCGGTTATTTCTAATAGCAAACCTCTTCAAGAGTTCGAGGTCccgttggagatggtggagagggcgtCGGGGTTGGAGTTTGCGGACAAGTTGGatgtgaggaggaggaagaggcttTGTGCCGAGACGAGCTGTAGTGTGATTGTCAAGGAGTATGCGCAGAGGCAGAAGGCTTTTGAGAAGAAATaa
- the SWC5 gene encoding swr complex subunit (COG:K; EggNog:ENOG503P2Q7) — translation MAPPEVDPLEEEYVSEEDSDFAPEDDSAPAAEESSASADEDEDAIAKPTAKRKRPAGGDAAEDAGFENSGDEAIISKGLKKKKRRQTKEDAEDEGGEGGLIKTRAQRAVEKAEKRAAVSTGPVTIDVDALWAQMTSEAAAPQPPSPPPSQEEKQQEKEAGKPSKETAAEKDLIKIKRTYNFAGKVHTEEKLVHRESAEAKLYLAEQAGRTDTTESEEPTRKLKKAFRSVFEPVMPIDPATGQRRSDLNLGVASRLKAREAAAAKAKKLNTVEKSRMDWAGFVDKEGIKDELELAGKSKDSYAARQDFLARSEALREEEARRARMAGKV, via the exons ATGGCGCCTCCGGAAGTAGACCCTCTCGAAGAGGAGTATGTTTCAGAAGAAGACTCCGACTTTGCCCCCGAAGACGATAGCgcgccagcagcagaggaaTCTTCAGCTTCTgccgatgaagatgaagacgcGATTGCGAAACCGACCGCGAAACGAAAACGCCCTGCCGGTGGCGATGCAGCAGAAGATGCCGGTTTCGAAAACTCGGGCGATGAAGCTATAATATCCAAGGGtctcaaaaagaaaaagaggagacaaacaaaagaagatgccgaggacgaaggaggcgagggcgggCTCATCAAGACCAGAGCCCAGCGTGCGGTAGA AAAAGCAGAAAAAAGAGCGGCCGTCTCCACCGGCCCGGTAACCATCGATGTCGATGCCCTCTGGGCGCAAATGACCAGCGAGGCCGCCgcaccccaaccaccatcaccaccaccatcacaagaagaaaagcaacaggaaaaagaagcaggAAAACCATCTAAGGAAACGGCCGCGGAAAAAGATCTCATCAAAATCAAACGCACGTATAATTTTGCCGGCAAGGTCCACACAGAAGAGAAACTCGTCCATCGGGAATCAGCAGAGGCAAAACTCTACCTCGCCGAACAGGCCGGGAGGACGGACACGACCGAATCAGAAGAACCGACCCGAAAACTCAAAAAGGCTTTCCGGTCTGTGTTTGAGCCGGTGATGCCGATTGATCCGGCGACGGGTCAGAGGAGAAGCGATCTTAACTTGGGGGTGGCATCTAGGCTCAAGGCGAGAGAGGCTGCTgcggccaaggccaagaagttGAATACTGTCGAGAAGAGCAGGATGGACTGGGCTGGGTTTGTGGATAAGGAGGGGATcaaggatgagctggagctggcggGGAAGAGCAAGGACTCTTATGCGGCCAGACAGGACTTTTTGGCGAGGAGcgaggcgttgagggaggaggaggcaaggagggcgaggatggctGGGAAGGTTTAA
- a CDS encoding hypothetical protein (EggNog:ENOG503P07X), translated as MSALTPEQKEHFLQHGWVKIENCFTREQAETITSNVWTRLGMDPNDKSTWHTLRTNMPSHFDFDSSTFAPKAWAAICEICGGEDRIDPAFKYWKDSLIVNLGTPEGENKPVPPENFPEWHVDGDFFVHYLDSREQGLLVTPLFTDIEHHGGGTYICPPAIPKIAKHLYENPAGVCPRMEPRGAPNFNQQENLDWFNNCAKSCAGEPGAFVEATGKVGDVYLMHPLMLHAPSDNSLRRVRIITNPPIALKEPMNFDRDNEEEYSLVEKVTLKALGKDRLPGWKITGPREAVTPLRVKIQEQMRLEELKRLEALKKQAEQTQTVTAAA; from the exons ATGTCAGCCCTCACGCCCGAACAAAAGGAGCACTTCCTCCAGCATGGCTGGGTCAA AATCGAGAACTGCTTCACCAGAGAGCAAGCAGAGACCATAACTTCCAACGTGTGGACTCGCCTGGGCATGGACCCCAACGACAAATCAACATGGCACACCCTCCGCACCAACATGCCCTCTCATTTTGACTTTGACTCGTCCACCTTTGCCCCCAAGGCCTGGGCAGCCATCTGCGAGATTTGCGGCGGGGAGGACCGCATCGACCCAGCATTCAAGTACTGGAAGGACTCCCTCATCGTCAACCTTGGAACTCCAGAAGGAGAAAACAAGCCTGTCCCTCCCGAAAACTTTCCCGAGTGGCATGTCGATGGGGACTTTTTCGTACACTACCTCGACAGCAGAGAGCAGGGTTTGCTTGTCACACCCCTGTTCACAGATATCGAGCATCACGGTGGTGGAACCTACATCTGCCCTCCTGCCATCCCCAAGATCGCAAAGCACCTGTACGAGAACCCAGCCGGTGTCTGCCCAAGAATGGAGCCCCGTGGCGCACCAAACTTCAACCAGCAAGAGAACCTGGACTGGTTCAACAACTGCGCCAAGAGCTGTGCTGGCGAACCGGGGGCGTTTGTCGAGGCAACCGGCAAAGTGGGAGATGTGTATCTGATGCACCCTCTCATGCTCCATGCGCCGTCGGATAACTCGCTCAGGAGAGTGAgaatcatcaccaacccacctATTGCGTTGAAGGAGCCGATGAACTTTGACCGGGACAATGAGGAGGAGTACAGTCTTGTGGAGAAGGTTACGTTGAAGGCGCTGGGGAAGGATCGGCTGCCGGGGTGGAAGATTACTGGGCCGAGAGAAGCAGTGACTCCGCTCAGGGTCAAAATCCAGGAGCAGATGAGactggaggagttgaagagactggaggcgttgaagaagCAGGCTGAGCAGACCCAGACTgttactgctgctgcctaA
- a CDS encoding hypothetical protein (EggNog:ENOG503NV0U; COG:S) — translation MADSDSDDYWVQEPELAPNDPMRNFMPTSFGKTSKEANIAAQIEQTRRKVEIPQKEIKEKKAASDSDSNSDSDDDDDDSESDEEDEAARFPVSHEVVFTTHDRAVTSIALDPAGARMLTGSLDGTIKFHDFSSMTPTTLRAFKSVDPWGSNKSGSTDSHPIQHIEFSRHSGGAFLCVTAHPQAKIMSRDGDVLTEFVKGDMYLRDMNHTKGHVGEVTTGTWHPTDQNFCITAGSDSTLRIWDVNNKRSQKEVIVFKSKAPGCAGRTRMTAVAWGAPPSGGAPVIVSAALDGSLVMYSGNGPFSRPAAEIRDAHKADTWTGGIDISSDGRMVVTRGGDGLIKLWDTRKFKQPLVKVEHPSTSDRYPMSNIKYSPDSSSIIAGSASGHLHILNPGNLRPEHVTPITPGVPLIVVDWHERLNQIITGSANSETHVLYNPEKSHRGALEVMSRAPKVRHIDDDPSAIMDQSSGISGDAIVAPGALGGTKRGGVTASGKSRDPMRPQMQTITPFMRSQPDAKHISENIPLSKMLHEDPREALLKYADAAKKDPMFTNAWAKTQPVTQYAETSDGEGGEGPDRKRVKR, via the coding sequence ATGGccgacagcgacagcgacgacTACTGGGTCCAGGAGCCCGAGTTGGCTCCTAATGATCCCATGCGCAACTTCATGCCGACGTCGTTTGGCAAGACATCCAAAGAAGCAAACATTGCGGCGCAAATAGAgcagacaagaagaaagGTCGAGATACCGCAGAAGGAAataaaagagaagaaggccgctTCTGACTCAGACAGTAACAGCGATtctgacgacgatgatgatgactcCGAGtctgacgaagaagacgaagccgCAAGATTCCCAGTCAGCCACGAGGTTGTCTTTACCACCCACGACCGCGCCGTCACCAGCATCGCGCTCGATCCAGCTGGCGCGCGCATGCTGACCGGGTCACTCGATGGCACCATCAAGTTTCATGATTTTTCGTCCATGACGCCGACGACCCTGAGAGCGTTCAAGAGTGTGGACCCGTGGGGGAGCAACAAGTCGGGCTCGACAGATTCCCATCCGATCCAGCATATCGAGTTTAGTCGGCATTCGGGCGGCGCATTCTTGTGTGTCACTGCGCATCCACAAGCCAAGATTATGTCGAGGGATGGCGATGTCTTGACCGAGTTTGTCAAGGGGGATATGTACCTGCGCGACATGAACCACACCAAAGGCCATGTAGGTGAGGTCACGACTGGGACATGGCATCCGACCGATCAGAATTTCTGCATCACGGCAGGTTCTGACAGTACATTGAGAATATGGgacgtcaacaacaagcgGAGTCAGAAGGAGGTTATTGTCTTCAAATCCAAAGCACCTGGGTGTGCTGGGCGGACAAGGATGACGGCGGTGGCATGGGGTGCTCCACCATCAGGGGGCGCGCCGGTCATCGTCTCTGCTGCGCTGGATGGGTCCTTGGTCATGTACAGTGGAAACGGGCCATTCTCACGACCAGCGGCGGAAATCAGAGATGCGCACAAGGCCGATACATGGACGGGCGGTATTGATATCAGTTCCGACGGGCGGATGGTGGTTACTCGGGGCGGTGATGGGCTGATCAAGCTGTGGGACACACGCAAGTTCAAGCAGCCGCTGGTCAAGGTTGAGCACCCTTCCACCTCTGACCGTTACCCCATGTCCAACATCAAATACTCGCCAGATTCTTCGTCCATCATCGCTGGTTCGGCATCAGGGCATCTTCACATCTTGAACCCCGGAAATCTCAGGCCAGAGCACGTCACACCTATCACACCCGGTGTCCCGCTCATAGTGGTAGACTGGCACGAGAGGCTCAACCAAATCATCACGGGCTCTGCCAACTCCGAGACACATGTTCTCTACAACCCAGAAAAGTCCCATCGCGGTGCCCTCGAGGTCATGTCCCGGGCCCCGAAGGTGCGGCACATCGACGATGACCCCTCCGCCATCATGGATCAGAGCTCGGGTATTTCTGGAGATGCCATCGTGGCACCAGGGGCTCTGGGAGGAACCAAACGGGGTGGTGTTACGGCGTCCGGAAAGTCGAGAGATCCGATGAGACCTCAGATGCAGACCATCACACCGTTTATGCGCAGCCAGCCAGACGCAAAGCATATTTCGGAGAATATTCCACTGAGCAAGATGTTGCACGAGGATCCGAGAGAAGCACTGCTGAAATACGCAGATGCTGCCAAGAAGGATCCCATGTTTACCAATGCGTGGGCAAAGACGCAGCCGGTGACGCAGTATGCTGAGACgagtgatggggaggggggggaggggccggATAGGAAGAGGGTCAAGAGGTGA